The Longimicrobium sp. DNA window CTCGACCACGTGCTCTACGAGCTCGAAATCCAGTGCCTGCCGCGCCACATCCCCGAGGCCGTCGAGGTCGACATCTCGGGCTTGAGGATCGGCGACTCGGTGCGCGTGCACGACGTGAGCGTCCCCGACGTGCAGGTCCTCAACGACGGCGACCTGCCGATCGCCAGCGTGCTGGAGGCCCGGGTGCACGAGGTGGCGCCCGAGGAGGCCGAGGCCGAGGCGCCCGAGCCCGAGGTGGTGCGCGAGCGCCGCGGGGCCGAGGGGGAGGAATAGGCGGCTGGCTCACCCGGCTGCGCTCGCTCTTTTCGTCCAACGGGGCCGACGCCGACGTGGCCGGGCTCAAGGTGGTGGTCGGCCTGGGGAACCCGGGCCGGGAGTACGCCCTCACGCGGCACAACGTGGGGTGGTGGCTCCTGGACGCGCTGGCCGAGGCGTGGGGCTTCGGCCGGTTCCGGGCCGACAAGAACGCGGCCGTGGCCTCGGGCCGGGTGGAGCCCCACGCCGTGCGCCTGATCAAGCCGCTCACCTACATGAACAGGAGCGGCTCGGCGCTCCTGCCCATCGCCCGCATGAAGGCGGTGGACGTCGCCAGGGACCTGCTGGTGGTGGTGGACGACGTGGCGCTGGACCCGGGGGTGATCCGCTTCCGCCCCGGCGGGAGCGCGGGCGGCCACAACGGGCTGAAGTCGGTGGAGCAGGCGCTGGGCACGCGCGACTACCCGCGGCTGCGCATCGGCGTGGGACAGAAGCCCCCCGGCGCCGACCTGGCCGACTACGTCCTCTCCCCCCCCTCGAAGGCCGACCGCCAGGCGATCCTCGACCGCTTCCCCACGCTGGTGGACTGCGTGCGCCTCTGGCTGGACGAG harbors:
- the pth gene encoding aminoacyl-tRNA hydrolase, translating into MAGLKVVVGLGNPGREYALTRHNVGWWLLDALAEAWGFGRFRADKNAAVASGRVEPHAVRLIKPLTYMNRSGSALLPIARMKAVDVARDLLVVVDDVALDPGVIRFRPGGSAGGHNGLKSVEQALGTRDYPRLRIGVGQKPPGADLADYVLSPPSKADRQAILDRFPTLVDCVRLWLDEGTEVAMNRCNG